A genomic window from Peromyscus maniculatus bairdii isolate BWxNUB_F1_BW_parent chromosome 1, HU_Pman_BW_mat_3.1, whole genome shotgun sequence includes:
- the Cdk2ap2 gene encoding cyclin-dependent kinase 2-associated protein 2, translating to MSYKPIAPAPSSTPGSSTPGPGTPVPTAGSVPSPSGSVPGAAAPFRPLFNDFGPPSMGYVQAMKPPGSQGSQSTYTDLLSVIEEMGKEIRPTYAGSKSAMERLKRGIIHARALVRECLAETERNART from the exons ATGTCCTACAAACCCATCGCGCCCGCCCCCAGCAGTACCCCCGGCTCCAGCACCCCCGGGCCAGGCACTCCGGTCCCTACAG CCGGAAGTGTCCCGTCGCCGTCGGGCTCCGTGCCAGGAGCCGCAGCCCCTTTCAGGCCACTGTTTAACGACTTTGGACCGCCCTCCATGGGGTATGTACAG GCGATGAAGCCGCCTGGTTCCCAGGGCTCTCAGAGCACCTACACGGACCTGCTGTCCGTCATAGAGGAGATGGGCAAAGAGATCCGGCCGACCTATGCTGGTAGCAAGAGTGCGATGGAGCGCCTCAAGAGAG GCATCATCCATGCCCGGGCACTGGTCAGAGAGTGCTTGGCAGAGACAGAACGCAACGCCCGCACGTAA